A window of Populus trichocarpa isolate Nisqually-1 chromosome 17, P.trichocarpa_v4.1, whole genome shotgun sequence genomic DNA:
tattttatgttttagaaccgattttttaaaaaatatatttttttattttaaattaattatttttttatgttttcatattattttaatatgctaatatcaaaaataaatttttaaaaaaaaaatttatttcgatgtattttcaaaaaaaaagctttgaaaaacaaccgctaacATAATAATTAACGCAActctaaattttctttttatttttacatttcaaaagcgcttttgaaaaaatttaaatattttttttctttgcttcaaattaattttaaaaaaataaaaaaatatttgcatcaaattaatattttttagtgttttcaaatcattttgatacgctaatgtcaaaaataatttttaaaaaataaaaaaatatatttgcatcaaattaatatctttttagtgttttctgatcattttgatacgctgatatcaaaaataatttttaaaaaataaaaaaaatatttaatatatttctaaataaaaaacactttaaaaaacaactacaaccacactttcaaataccCTCAACCCCTGTACTTTAGTGCTAGACAATATCCATCGCTCTTTCAATTTGTAGTCAGGTGTGATCCTTTCATATATGACTCCTGCttcttaaatattcattaatgaCAAAATAATCCGAACATGATGAATATTGATTTAATCTGACTCGAatgtatggatttttttatagttattttactTAATAGATAATGAATACgatataaatatcataaaactcGACCCAAAACCCGAGTCAAACATAACATGTATATACATGTATAAACTTTCTCTTTGGGcactaatgatttttaaaaactttcagGACCAcatgattaattatatatatcaaaaggtATTGCACAGAGAGTAGTGAGCAACGATCATGCATTGGCACAATATGTGAGAAGGATGGAGAAAGAAAGAACTTTGTGTATCCTTCACTTGGCAAGAAGAACGAGGATCCAAGAAAGGAAAGGAGGGATTCAACCATCTTTTCCTCAGCTATAATTCCAAACCTCCTAGTTTAGAAGGATTAGCTTCAATTGTTACATTCCTTagtaattttaatcattttgatgctTTCAACGCGTGCACCGCAGTGCCGAACCAAACATACTCGTTACTCAAGTCTCATCCTTCCCTTCCCTTACCTTACAATCAAAGAACTTGACAGATTCATACTTTCCCTTCTCTCGTCACTATCCCTTGCATCCTTTCTTCTATCCATCCTCCATGTGAAGCTGATTCAACCACTTTCTCTCTGGACACTAATGATTTTGCTATGCGAGAAATTGATGGAtgcttttttatgcctttagTTTAATGTTTCCCTcctcatttttcccttttttctcgCTTCAATTTCTGCCTTTCTATTTGGATATTTTGGGACAGATACCTCGGTTTTTTCAGAATCCGAGAAAACAAAGGAACCCCCATGCCAATTGGAAAACAGCACCCAAACAACGTGAACAAGCGACATTACCTATTTTTCTTCCTTAAACTTTAGAACCAAAACAGCTAATGGATTCACCAGGACATGCAGACCTTACACCTCAACACATTTCCATTCAATTAGCTGTTTCTTGGGGTAGAACTAAATGAGGGGGGATGTGCACGAAGGAGGAGAGCAGTAGTATTCACATTCTGAAATGCATAAAAGTATCAAGAGAAAGCCAAGCAACCTGCTAATACAAGTAAACTTTGTCTATAAACAAAAACCATTTCTGGATATCAGATGTTAGTATAAATCAGAATTGCATCTTCATCCCTGGAAAGAAACCGGATGCTCTTAAAGGGGGTTAACATCACAGGCAGATAGCATGATCTCAAGTCCCATGCCACTCAGTCCCTGTACTGGAATCCTCGATGTGGACCTGTAAGTTGTTGCTGTGAACTTGGAGAACTGAAGTTTACAGCTTTTAACCCAGCTGAAGTACAGAATTAGTCTGCAATATGCTTGATGCCAAGTCACTAAAAAACCACTACCTGATCATCAAAATGCTCGGGGATTTCAAATTCTGAACCTGAAACATCACCAAGCTCATCCAAAGTGTTCTCAAAGTCCTGGTACAGGTCAGACACATtgcaacaataaaatatgttattcCACCAACTCTACCCTTACCCTTCAAAGATGTGGGTTTTTTTCATGTAGCATTAGTCATGAGCAGGACCATGAAGGGAAATCAATGGAAACTTTTGACGTTTTAATAGAAGACAAACATTTTGGGAAAACTTGTTAGACAGAAGTGCACTGATTTTGTGGACATGGGTAGTAGTCATATTGAAATTTTGAGATGTATGTTTCAGCAATCTTATTACCTCATCATCAAGGTTGACTGATGAATTCTCCACATGCATGGGCAAAGGATCAGGAACATTTTTATCAGTTTCTAGCATATCCTGCACTTAAGAACTGTGAATATGATAATCGAAACAAAAGGTAAATCTTCATGCAATTACTTTGATAATCAAAACCAATGACAAAACTATGACCACAGCTCTCAAATTGGTGACTTTACTGGAACACACTATGTAAGCAATACTAAAAAGCAGGAACATGATGTTTCCAGCGAAAAGTAACCAGCTCATTCCCCATTTCAAGTATGTGGCCTCCCAAGTCCAATTGTctgattcaaataaaatgattagACAAGTATTACAGCTTCCTAGGACTGGGTCTTTTGgaatgaaggaaaaagaaaaggacatcGCAACTTCTAAACCCAAAGGAGAGATGAGTTATTTGCCGGTTAACAGGTGGAGTTGTGTGATGGaaacaatgattttgaaatatctAAAATAGGATGTAGAATCCAGTATCAACATGCCCTATACTTAAATATCATGCCATCTGATAGTTGATAAATCATTTTCACGAGTCTAGAAAAATGGCACACCTGCTCATTTGGCCTAATAGAGTTTTCAGACTCTAATGGCACAGGCTTACTTTCTTCTTGGCTCTCCtgatcattgaaaaaacaaagtcCATCAGAATCAAgtacaaaagataaaatttgacaCAGTATTCATGGATCAATCAATATCTTCTGATTATGGAGCTATTCCAATAGATTatgacaacataaaaaaagaggCAATCTTAGCAATCTAATGATGTATTTGCATTTCAGATTATGTTGCTTCGGACATCTGTCTCACAAATATAGCAATCATACCTCTTCTTCTGGATTAGCGAAAGGGTTTTCAAGCTCCATGTTTAAAGGTTTAAAATCAGGAGTTACCTGCAATAACAACAGATTTATCACTCCAAACAGGAATTTCTACTTGGAAAAGAAATACTTATGACTCCATGAAACAACCAATAAGAATAATCATATTACTTCATCAACAATCTGCttggaaagaaataaagaacaaaaacagcAATGACTCGATACTGGTAATGAATGCTGTCTGACTTGAAAGCAAACTCGGTAGGTAAAGGTACACACCGGTTCATTTTGATTGAAGGAAATATGCCGTCCCCCTTTGCTAAGATCCCTCAAAGTTCCCTTCAAGACAAAAGGCATGGAAAAATGAAATTGGACCAAAAGTAGAAATGGTAAATTCTAACCCATGACCTAGTTAACACTAAACAAACATAAATACCTAGAAGAGGACATGCCGTGaatataattattgataatgACATTATCATGTCAGATTCAAGCTCACAATTTCAGAATTATGAAGTAAGTGAGCACCTGGataaataaaagatcaaatttataGCATACCAAAAATAGGAGGGAAATTCGATTTGTAAATTATATATCATATAgaacaattatgtttttacaAGAAAAGGTGGCTCATAAACTTGACCAATGACAatcaaaaacaagtaaaaatgcTGTATCAGCACTGTTAACTGTATAGCCAAATCAGCAGATTTACCAACACTTTGATGCCTACCTTATTTGCCCACATAAGGCCACAAGCATTGCAAAGAGTTCTTGGACCAGCTGGTCCCCGTCGCATTGCTGGGGTATCCTTCGCACTAATGCCACAGTGTTGACATCTAAGCAAACTAAAGTAAAATGCAGAAACTTGTAACCACAATAAACCATGCTACATAATCCTTATGAAAGCAAAACACATATTTCAAAGCATGTTTTAGGAAATGATACAAGTGAATGATAAGCTTTGACTCACAGAGATTCAGGATTAGGCATGCTGTTGCTAGGTTCCCAGTTGCCAGTATCTGTGCTGTAACAATCATTTGACGATGCAAATTGTCCTTTCTTACGATGCATCCTGGCAGAAAATCAGCTTCTACAATTAATAGTCATTTCAGATGCTGatagaagaaaataagagaTCTGGAACTCAACACGCACCCTCACAAACATGAtgacaaaaggagaaaaagaaataaaataacaaagttcaGTTCACCTTATATGCATGGATGCATATTTGTGTCCCTTGGAACCCATTTCTAGTCCTTGAAAGATCATTATAATATGGCCCCGAAAACAGGGATCTtgttatttattcaatttactcTCAGCAAGTGTATGcatttaggccccgtttgtttgctggaaagtagtttccttttggaaagtgaattccggggaaagtgaattccgggaaagtattttccgatgtttggtagtgtaatggaaagtaagttggaaaacactttccagtgtttggttatgtcatggaaaatgagctggaaaataacttattaatgttttatttttctcaagtttattaaaataatgaggaacaaatcttacaaattaaaaaattgaattagaatgaaattgaaaaaaaatataatttcataaattatctcaaataaaataaataataatcaaaataatagagatcaaatctaaaaaattaaaaaaaaaggtgaagaaattaaaataataataattaacatttcataaattatttcaaataaaataagtaacaatcaaaagaatgaggaccaaatttgatagataaaaaatttcaataaaaaatgataaggaaaaagcaaatagcaattataaaaataaggaccaaaattaatataaaaattaaattttaagagatggaattgaaaaataaatattcaaaacaaattatatatagcaatcaaaagtttgaggatcaaatttgatataatcagcaaataatgacatttctaaatttttcacaacttctggaaagtgttttccgcccaaatttttcaggaaaacactttcctgaaaaccaagccaaattttcctttgactggaaagtgttttccgttgaccaacttttctaatggcaaacaaacacaggaaagtttggaaagtggtttcccggaaatcactttccggaaaacaaacacagccaaaagagaaaacactttcctgaaaaccaaaccaaattcgaaaagtgttttcgttgactggaaagtgttttccgttgaccggaaagtgttttccgttgaccaactttcctaatggcaaacaaacacaggaaagtttggaaaatggtttcccggaaagtgaattccgggaaacaaacatggccttaatgAAATTGCATTCACGCGGAAAAGTCACCACCTTAATTATGACAGAACACATGGAATTTTGCACCTACCTCTGAGCAACCTCTTTTCGGCATGTATACCTAACTTTCTTTTCAAAGCATCTCTCCTTCCGCTTTTCACGAAACCTTTCCAGGGAGGCAATTCTTCGTGAAAATTTCAAGCCCTGTGAGGCATCACCTGCACTCTGGGACAAGTAgttagaaaacattaaaatatacagaaaaaaccaacaaacaatctGTTCAAACGAATCGGCATGCAGGTGGTACAGGAAATACCCTGGCATTCTGTTGGAGAAAAAAATCAGAGTTTGGCGCAATTGTGGATGTCTCAGGCTCTCCCAAAAGAAACAACACAGCTTGCACCTGTTACAAGCATTCCAGCAAATCAAGGCAAGATAAGATGcccaaaggaaaaataaatacagcTTGAAACATTTCTGTATGGAAGAGCACAACAAGcaccaagtttttttaaaaaaaaaaaaaacaccatgaaaacaaattcatatgGTGGACAATAACAATACGTAACTTATACCCCAGAACCTTGAAAACAGACTCAATGTCAACAATTAAGTTCATGTCATAGAAGTCTGTCCACAAGACACTCTGACATTCTTTGTTTTGATGGCAACAACATTTAAAACTCTACCAGATGGAACATatacaaaaagagaaaataaaatcaaagtatTACTTCAAAGGCATataatgaagtaaaaaaaaagcacaaaagaCATTTCTGAATTTCCAAGCCTCAACAATGAGTGTAGTGTTTAGCACCatcaaatgatttttatgataaacacataattaaaaagaaatgaatacgaaaatattaaaaataaaatgaaatgaatgcaAAGTAGTATAACAGAAACAGGATACCAACAGAAGCAAATAATTTGTGATATAGCATTCATGCTCATATAACCAACTATCATCATTACACATCGTTTCAAAGCACGTATTCATTCCAacaggtgaaaaaaaaatcaccaaaattcaaaaaatttcctACAGCACCAACTCAAAAGGGTAATCACAACACACAAAGCTGACATCCCTTATCGATGTATGTAAAACCCCATAAACACCCAGTCAAACAATggtaaaaagaatattatgaaTCCAATATCTCCATGGAACATGCTCCATACCATTGAACGTTTGAAATATACCTTCAAATTCCACAGCTACATTATACCTTTTTGGTAAGCTTCACATAGCTGCTTAAAACTAAAATCCCCACTGTTccataaaccaaaacaaaatatcaagcaGCAAACACCAGAAACTCAA
This region includes:
- the LOC7484606 gene encoding GATA transcription factor 19 isoform X1 translates to MIKKMELVNHQRQKKGRKGRDHHNRGVMQIEGVDYDYGYGFDDGMMEMINGGVVEEVRQINTNSNYSGVVIGNRNDRVVETTRTSELTIAFEGEVYVFPAVTPSKVQAVLFLLGEPETSTIAPNSDFFLQQNARSAGDASQGLKFSRRIASLERFREKRKERCFEKKVRYTCRKEVAQRMHRKKGQFASSNDCYSTDTGNWEPSNSMPNPESLLLRCQHCGISAKDTPAMRRGPAGPRTLCNACGLMWANKGTLRDLSKGGRHISFNQNEPVTPDFKPLNMELENPFANPEEEESQEESKPVPLESENSIRPNEQDMLETDKNVPDPLPMHVENSSVNLDDEDFENTLDELGDVSGSEFEIPEHFDDQVHIEDSSTGTEWHGT
- the LOC7484606 gene encoding GATA transcription factor 24 isoform X2 translates to MIKKMELVNHQRQKKGRKGRDHHNRGVMQIEGVDYDYGYGFDDGMMEMINGGVVEEVRQINTNSNYSGVVIGNRNDRVVETTRTSELTIAFEGEVYVFPAVTPSKVQAVLFLLGEPETSTIAPNSDFFLQQNARSAGDASQGLKFSRRIASLERFREKRKERCFEKKVRYTCRKEVAQRMHRKKGQFASSNDCYSTDTGNWEPSNSMPNPESLLLRCQHCGISAKDTPAMRRGPAGPRTLCNACGLMWANKGTLRDLSKGGRHISFNQNEPESQEESKPVPLESENSIRPNEQDMLETDKNVPDPLPMHVENSSVNLDDEDFENTLDELGDVSGSEFEIPEHFDDQVHIEDSSTGTEWHGT